The DNA region GCCCTTGCGGCGGGCTTCCTGGCCCAGGACCTGGCCATAGCGGCGGGCCGTTTCCACGCTCCACGTGGCGGACAGCGCTGACGACGACGGCAAGGAGACTGAGTCATGCCGCTCGTCGAAGTCCTCGCCGCGGACGCCCGACGGGCCGTCGGAGAGGACCACGCGGGAGAGGCCGATGGAAGGAAGTTCGTGGGTGGCCCATACGTCGGCGCCCGTCAGCAGTTGAATCTGCTGTTCGAGGGGAAGGTTCTCGGCAAGTTCGCGGATCAGCGCTTCGGCGTCGGGCGAACCTGACGGGAGCGCCGTCACGGCTGGAGAAAGGGTGGGGTTCATTTACTTGACTCCTTTGATGCGGGTGACGAGGACGGCGCCGATGATGCCGACGACGGCCCCGCCGATGAAGAGGGCGGGGTAGCCGCCGAGGGTGATGACGGGGAACGCGATAGCGGGAACGAGCGACTGGGGCAGCGCCTGGGCGATGTTGAAGACGCCGAACGTCTTGGCGTTCTCGCTCTGGCTGGCAGGTAGGAGGTCGGCGATGAGGGCAACGTCAACAGCTCCGAAGCAGCCGAGGCCGAGGCCGGCGATTGCCTGTCCCACCAAGACCTGGTCGGTGGTGGTGCTCGTGGCAATGACGATGAGGCCGGCCATCATGATGATGGCTGATGCAATGACCATTCCCTTGCGCTTGCCGATCCGGTCGCTGATCCAGCCACCGGCGAGGCTGCTGAGCACCGTACCCGCAGCGCTGACCAGGGTGGCCTGGAAGACCAGCCCCGTGACATCGGCTTCAGGAACGTTGAGGTGGTCGATGAAGAAGTAGGGCAGGTAGAGCAGGCCGGCGCAGTAGCCCATGTACACCAGGAACTTGGTGAACCAGGCCCAGCCGAGTCCCGGGTAGGTGCGGGGGTTGAAATAGAAGGACCCTGCGATTTCCCTGAGGCTCAGCGGTGCCGGCTTCTCGGTGAGGACGCGGTCCTTGAAGGTGAAGGCAAAGCCAATTGCAAGTGCTGTGCCAACCGCGCCCGGAACCACGGCCATCTGAAAGGCGCTGTCGAAGAGCTGGGCGAAATACGCTGCGGCAACCAGGCCAACCGGAAGGGTCATTCCGATCAGTCCGGACAGGCGCCCACGCTCAGCGGGTGCTGTCTGGTCCGGGAGGGTTGCCACCAGCGCTGCCAGCGCCGCGTTGAAGCTGAGCTGGACAAGGATCCAGGCCACCAGCACGCCGGCGACGTCCGTGGCTGATCCGAGCAAGATCAGCGAGCCCATACCCACGATGGAGCCGCCGATGATCCAGGGCTTGCGCATGCCGAACCGGGAGGTGGTGCGGTCGCTCAACCGGCCGAAGAACGGGTTGGCCAGAAGCGCGATCAAGGCGCCGACGCCGGCTACAAGACTGAGTGCCCCGGCGCGGGTTTCCGGAGTGGTGATCTCCGAAACCTTGATGGCCAGCACCACCAGGGCAGGGGCGAGGACGGCCATCCACAGGCCGGCGCTGGCAATGGGCATGCCGATGACGTAGGCACGGGGTGTTCTGGTGGGCGCTCCCGGAGCGGGAGCAGATAGAACGGTGGTGCTCGATAGGGTTCTGCGGGCAGGCTGCCCTGCGGAATCCTCGGTGATGGTCTTGACGGCCACGGTGCCTCCTGACGAAAAGTGACCCTCCATTGGGTCCTGCAAAAGATCGTACAGATAAAAACCGAGTGTGACTAGATTTTCTTTAGGAGAGCGTGAAATACACTGGCTTGATGTCTTCATCAAAGCCGCGCGGGCAGTACGCAAAAGGGGCTGAGCGCCGCGAGCAGATCATCCAAATGGCAACTGACGTCTTCGCCACGGAAGGCTTTGAAGGCGCCGCCCTCAAGCGGGTGGCCGAACTGGTGGGGGTCAAGGAAGCAACACTGTTCCACTACTTCCGCGGCAAGCAGGAGCTCCTGACGGCGGTGCTGGCTGAAAGGGACCGCCGCAGTCTTGCAGCCATAGAAGAGAAAGAGGTCGGTCTGTCGCTGATGGTCCGGTCCGCCGAGCGGAACCGCCGGGAGCCAGGGCTCACCACCTTGTACGCCGTGGCGTCAGCCACCGCAAATGACCCCGGACACGACTCGCACGGCTACTTCAAGGAACGCTACGCCGAAGTGGTTGACGCCCTCGCCGCGGACATCGAACGTCGCCAGACCACCGGAGAAACCCGCTCGGACCTGCCCGCCAGGAATTTGGCCCGGCTGGTAGTGGCCGTCTCCGACGGCCTGCAGCTGCAGTGGCTCTACGACAAGGACGTGGACGTGGCTGACGGCCTGTCAGAGTTCATCGATGCGCTCCTGAAACCGCAGGCGCAAACCTAGCCGGACTAAGAGCGTCCTTACCTTTCAATAGGTCCCTCACCGGACGACAAATCCCTACGGACGAACCCGGCTCCTCGCAGGTTCATGTCGAAGAACTCAACACCTACGGCATACTCAGCAACGCGAGGGCACACGCAAGTAGAGGCACAACGCGCAACCTCAAGCTCTTCTCGGCTCCGCTTATAGACTGCTGGAGTACGTGCCCCTCGACTTACTTAGGAGAAGTTCATGAACTACAACGGAAGTCCGTCCGAGAAGCCAGTACCAGCCGGTGACCTTGACCGCAGCCATATCGGCCAGACTGTGAGCTTCCAGTCGAACGACTTCACGGTTGTCTTCGGAACGCTCGCCGGCATTGCCCGGACGGAAGCCCAGGTCTACCTGTCCCTCGAAGGAGTGGGCGGCGGCACCCATCTGAAGGACGAGTACGACCTGCCTGCCGGCCAGGACGTCTACGTTCAGCTGGATCCACTGAGCAGCGCCAGCAAAACCCTCTCCGAGGCGGAACGGGTCATCAAGGAAAAGTTCGACGAGATCAAGAAGAACCTCAAGGACCGGGAACAGAAGACCGAATCGGAGTAACGCTCCATCCAGTTAGCGAAGAACCCCGCAGTGCTTAGCGCTGCGGGGTTCTTGCGGTTGTTGCAACTCCCACATCGTGGGGTTGCGACAACCGTGTTGTAGTCAATTCCCTGTTGAATGAGCGTGTTGATGCTGTTCAAGAGGGGGCGTGTGGTGCGAGGCGAACCGCGAGCATCCAGTGGTGACGGCGGTCTTGGGCCGAGCGTACGCCAACTGCTTGACATCACGAATGACGGGGTCGATGGTTGGCATGTCCAACACATCCAGCCCATTCAAGGAGCAGATATGGAAGCCACGCCCTACGGAGTCGTGCACTTCTTCCCAGGAGGCACCAAGGACCAGTACGAGGCCTCAATTGCCGTCACTCACCCAGGTGAGGGGCGCCTGCCCGACGGTCAGATCTTCCACGCCGGAGGCGCTTCTGCCGGTGGTTGGACGATCATAGGTGTCCACGAGTCGAAGGAGAGCTGGGAGAAATTCCGTGACAGCATCCTCCTTCCCCGAATGCAGCAGGGCATCGAGGGCGGGTTCGCATCGCCGCCCGAAGAGACCGTCATCGATCTGTACAAGATCATTCGCTAGCGATTCGGGAGGGCGCCGCCGAGGGGTTCAACAGACGGACAAATCACGTCTCGGCGGCATCATCCTTTCCCAACCGCCCGGAGAAAGTTCGCCGTCGGCCTCCCCGGCAGACAGTCACACCCGCACCGGCGCCGAGGACCATAGCCGCCAGGCCTCCCCTGAGGACAGTGACGCCCGCACCACCCCCCGACGGTCATCTCCCGCCAGTCAAGGTTGCCCCTCCCGACTTCATTCCGGAGGACCGCGGAGCCCTGCCGTGAGAAATTGCGTCGCAACTGTCGATCTGAACATCTCTCGGCGTCGGATAAGTAAGGCCCCGAACGGAAGGGCTTACAGAGAAGAGATGAGGAGATTTCGAATGTCCAAGTATTTAATCTTGATCTTCCAGGATGATGCGGTGACACAACAGGCCGACGGCGAGTCGATCAGCGCCGCCTACCAAGAGTTCATGCAGCGTCGTAACGGGTCCCTCCTCAGCGGGGCCGCACTGCAGCCAGCCTCGACGGCGACGTCCATCCGGCGCCACGGATCGGGCGGATTCACGGTGACGGATGGTCCGTTCGCCGAGTCGAAGGAGACGCTGGGCGGCTACTTCCTGATCGAGGCCGCTGACCTCGACGAGGCGCTGGAGATCGCCAAGGAGGTTCCCGCCGGCGTCGGGGTTGAGGTCCGCCGCGTGCGAGTGGTCAGCTGATGCCGCAGGCCGCCAGCTCGGAGGTCGCTGCCGCGGTTGCGGAAGCGCACCGTCGGGAGTGGGCGTTCGTGCTGGCGGCCACCCTGCGTGTTACCGGCGATATCGACACAGCCGAAGAAGCCGTCCAGGACGCGTACGCCAGCGCATTGTCGACGTGGGGTCCGCGTGGCATCCCGAAGAACCCCGGGGCGTGGCTCACCGTGACCGCGCGGCGGCGGGCCCTGGACATGCACCGCCGCGCCGCCACGGCGCAGCGGGCGCTCCCCAAGCTTCTCGGCCCGGGCGAGTATCTACCCGACGCCCCGGGCCGGGACGGCGAAGACATCACCGATGACCGGCTTCGGTTGATCTTCACGTGCTGCCATCCCGCCCTCGCCCCTGACGCTCAGGTCGCCCTGACGCTACGGCTCCTCTGTGGGCTGTCCACGGCTGATGTGGCGCGGGCGTTTCTCGTACCGGAGGCGACAATAGCGGCGCGGATTACCCGGGCGAAAAAGAAGATCGCGGCCGCCCGCATCCCTTACCGCGTTCCGGCGGCGTCGGAGCTTCGGGATCGTCTGGACGGCGTCCTGTCCGTCGTTTACCTGGTGTATACCACCGGACATACCGCCCCATCGGGAGAGAATCTGATGCGCCGGGATCTCGCGGAACGGGGCCATGAGCTCGCGAGGATGCTGCGCGTCCTGCTGCCGGGCGACGGCGACGTCGCCGGGCTTCTTGCCCTCGTACTACTCACCGACGCTCGCAGCAGCGCCAGGCTGGACGAACACCGTGAACTCGTGTTGATGGAGAACCAGGACCGATCAAAATGGGACCGGTCGGCCATAACTGAAGGAGTGGCTCTCCTGCGCGAGGCTTTGAACCTCCGGCCGCCAAGCCGCTTCGCCCTCATGGCGGCAATTGCGGCCGTCCATGATGAGAGCAATTCGTGGTCCGACACTGACTGGCAGGAGATCCTCGGCCTCTACGACCTGCTGCTGGAGAAGTGGCCGTCTCCCGTCGTCAAGCTCAACCGGGCAATCGCCGTCGGCTTCGCGGTGGGCCATGCGGAAGGTCTGGCTGAACTGGATGCGCTTGGCGCCGAACCCCAACTGGCCCGCTACCCGTATCTTGCTGCCGCACGGGCCAACTTCCTGGCCCGGTTGGGCCGTTTCGACGACGTTCGGGTCGCCTTCGAGGAGGCGCTGATCCTGACCGAAAACGACACCGAACGCCGCTACCTGCAGAGCCGTCTGAGCGAATTGACGGGTTGAACGTCCCGGTTCACGGCGACAGCAGATCAGAAGTTCGTGGAGGCCCGCGGCCGGCGGCCGGCGAGCTAGAGTGGGAGCCCAACTTCGATGGGGGTCTGTATGGAGAACGAACCGACGCCGTCCGAGGGCAATGATCCCGGGCCTTTCTATCACGGCACCAAGGCTGACCTGAAGCCTGGGGACTTGCTGGAAGCCGGTCATAGCTCGAATTACGGGGAGCGAAGGCAGGCGAACTACATCTACCTGACTGCGACTCTTGATGCGGCAACTTGGGGAGCGGAACTCGGGGTGGGCGAGGGACCAGGCAGAATCTACCGTGTGGAACCCACCGGCCCCTTTGAGGATGACCCCAATCTGACGGACAAGAAGTTCCCGGGCAACCCGACGAGGTCCTACCGTACCCGGGAGCCACTGCGAGTCGTTCACGAGATCTTGGAGTGGGAGCCACACTCCCCCAAGATGCTTCAGGAGATGCGGAACCACCTTGAAGAACTCAAGCGGCTAGGCATCGACGCAATCAACGACTGAGCTACCGCGCCGCGGCAGCCGCGCCGTCATGGTTAAGCTGGTCACCTACGGCCCGATATGCCCCGCTGCTGGCTTGATGGCCGTCAGCGGCGGCCTTCCAGTCGAAAGAAACAATGGAGAACTCGAACAGACATAAGCACCTCCTGCCTTGGACATTCCGTGCGGGAGCGGATGCAGATTTCCCACAGTGCGCTGAGCTTTGGATGAACGCCGTCGCCCTTCGTGACGGCAAACAAAGCGATCCACAGTTGAAGCAAAGAGCGTTGGCCAAACTGACGGTCCCAGGAAGTATCCTTTCAGTCGCCGAAACCGGATCGAGTATCCACGGATTCGCGTTGGCCATGGAAAAGACCTCGCCGGGAACGGCCACGAAAGCTCACCTTGCCCTGCTTGCCGTAGACGCCGCTTATCAATCCCACGGGCTGGGCCGTTCCCTGCTTGCCAGCATCACCAACACACTCGTGAGGGAAGGATTTACGGAGGTGACGCTCGGGGTCTTGGAGGAAAACCTGGCGGCTCGCAAAATTTACGAAGATGCGGGCTGGCAGGCCACCGGACGTGGGTTCTTTGAGGATTCGGGACGCCCATGCATCCACTACGAGCTGGGACTGGACCCAGCTACTGCAATGTAAGGACTGCCTGACCGGCCTTCCTGGAAACCAGCGAAGACGACACGTCAATGTCCCCTGACGTCAGCCGATGGGAAAGACGAGCAGGGACCCGCTGGCGGTGGCCACCAATTTGCCGCTGGCGTCGGTGACCGTGCCCTCTGCGAAGGCAACGCGGCTGCCGGCCTTCGAGACCACGCCCACACAGGTCAACGGGCCGCTGCCGGCCCGGACTGGGCGCAGATAGTTCACTTTGATTTCTATGGACGTGTAGCCCACACCCTGGGGAAGGGTGGTCTGTACGGCGCAGCCCAGGGCCGAATCGAGCAGGGTGCACACCAGCCCGCCGTGAACTGCGCCAATGGGGTTGTAATGGGATTCGTCCGGGCTGCAGGTGAAGGTGGCCGTTCCCGGCTCGGCCTCAACCAAGGTCATGTTCAGCAGTTCTCCCATGGGTGGAGCCGGGAGCTTTTTGCCCATCATTGAATGCAGATAGTCCAGGCCGCTCATGCTCGGCATGGCTGCCACGC from Arthrobacter pascens includes:
- a CDS encoding TetR/AcrR family transcriptional regulator, producing MSSSKPRGQYAKGAERREQIIQMATDVFATEGFEGAALKRVAELVGVKEATLFHYFRGKQELLTAVLAERDRRSLAAIEEKEVGLSLMVRSAERNRREPGLTTLYAVASATANDPGHDSHGYFKERYAEVVDALAADIERRQTTGETRSDLPARNLARLVVAVSDGLQLQWLYDKDVDVADGLSEFIDALLKPQAQT
- the arr gene encoding NAD(+)--rifampin ADP-ribosyltransferase yields the protein MGVCMENEPTPSEGNDPGPFYHGTKADLKPGDLLEAGHSSNYGERRQANYIYLTATLDAATWGAELGVGEGPGRIYRVEPTGPFEDDPNLTDKKFPGNPTRSYRTREPLRVVHEILEWEPHSPKMLQEMRNHLEELKRLGIDAIND
- a CDS encoding RNA polymerase sigma factor, which encodes MPQAASSEVAAAVAEAHRREWAFVLAATLRVTGDIDTAEEAVQDAYASALSTWGPRGIPKNPGAWLTVTARRRALDMHRRAATAQRALPKLLGPGEYLPDAPGRDGEDITDDRLRLIFTCCHPALAPDAQVALTLRLLCGLSTADVARAFLVPEATIAARITRAKKKIAAARIPYRVPAASELRDRLDGVLSVVYLVYTTGHTAPSGENLMRRDLAERGHELARMLRVLLPGDGDVAGLLALVLLTDARSSARLDEHRELVLMENQDRSKWDRSAITEGVALLREALNLRPPSRFALMAAIAAVHDESNSWSDTDWQEILGLYDLLLEKWPSPVVKLNRAIAVGFAVGHAEGLAELDALGAEPQLARYPYLAAARANFLARLGRFDDVRVAFEEALILTENDTERRYLQSRLSELTG
- a CDS encoding GNAT family N-acetyltransferase; translated protein: MNAVALRDGKQSDPQLKQRALAKLTVPGSILSVAETGSSIHGFALAMEKTSPGTATKAHLALLAVDAAYQSHGLGRSLLASITNTLVREGFTEVTLGVLEENLAARKIYEDAGWQATGRGFFEDSGRPCIHYELGLDPATAM
- a CDS encoding PaaI family thioesterase — its product is MTERERLITWDDPAVGVAAMPSMSGLDYLHSMMGKKLPAPPMGELLNMTLVEAEPGTATFTCSPDESHYNPIGAVHGGLVCTLLDSALGCAVQTTLPQGVGYTSIEIKVNYLRPVRAGSGPLTCVGVVSKAGSRVAFAEGTVTDASGKLVATASGSLLVFPIG
- a CDS encoding MFS transporter; protein product: MAVKTITEDSAGQPARRTLSSTTVLSAPAPGAPTRTPRAYVIGMPIASAGLWMAVLAPALVVLAIKVSEITTPETRAGALSLVAGVGALIALLANPFFGRLSDRTTSRFGMRKPWIIGGSIVGMGSLILLGSATDVAGVLVAWILVQLSFNAALAALVATLPDQTAPAERGRLSGLIGMTLPVGLVAAAYFAQLFDSAFQMAVVPGAVGTALAIGFAFTFKDRVLTEKPAPLSLREIAGSFYFNPRTYPGLGWAWFTKFLVYMGYCAGLLYLPYFFIDHLNVPEADVTGLVFQATLVSAAGTVLSSLAGGWISDRIGKRKGMVIASAIIMMAGLIVIATSTTTDQVLVGQAIAGLGLGCFGAVDVALIADLLPASQSENAKTFGVFNIAQALPQSLVPAIAFPVITLGGYPALFIGGAVVGIIGAVLVTRIKGVK
- a CDS encoding YciI family protein; the encoded protein is MSKYLILIFQDDAVTQQADGESISAAYQEFMQRRNGSLLSGAALQPASTATSIRRHGSGGFTVTDGPFAESKETLGGYFLIEAADLDEALEIAKEVPAGVGVEVRRVRVVS